One window of the Oncorhynchus gorbuscha isolate QuinsamMale2020 ecotype Even-year linkage group LG17, OgorEven_v1.0, whole genome shotgun sequence genome contains the following:
- the LOC124001375 gene encoding ELMO domain-containing protein 2-like, translating to MLGSIWGYFYTSFLRYWLKWFIRQVTGKCELQRICAGYKPGAPRTTKAEYSLKNSKSKLLRAAVDVEEDGLEKHLDLIMREKNVKTQRDPTFKVNLKLCLLQITGYRNLFTSVEELRKENFDSDKVQHEEMLLKLWDLLMPEVKLESRVTKQWGDIGFQGDDPKTDFRGMGMLGLTNLVFFSENYTEEARQVLSHANHPKLGYSYAIVGINLTEMVYSLLKSGALKPHFYNTVSGRPQLQHLHQLFCYLVYKFDKFWVEEEPESIMEFNHYREKFHDNIKIQLLDPAVALTMTDSPRSN from the exons ATGTTGGGCAGCATCTGGGGATACTTCTACACGTCCTTCCTTAGATACTGGCTGAAGTGGTTCATCAGACAGGTGACAGGGAAATGCGAGCTGCAAAGGATTTGTGCCGGCTACAAGCCTGGGGCGCCCAGGACAACGAAAGCAG AATACTCACTGAAGAACTCCAAATCTAAG ctATTAAGAGCTGctgtggatgtggaggaggatgGTTTGGAGAAGCATCTGGATCTTATCATGAGGGAAAAGAATGTCAAAACGCAGAGGGATCCCAC GTTTAAGGTGAATCTGAAGCTGTGTCTCTTACAAATAACGGGATACAGGAACTTATTCACATCCGTGGAAGAGTTGAGGAAGGAGAATTTTGACTCGGATAAAGTCCAACACGAGGAAATGCTTTTGAAG TTATGGGATCTGTTGATGCCCGAGGTCAAACTGGAGTCCAGAGTTACCAAACAGTGGGGCGACATTGGTTTCCAAGGCGATGACCCCAAGACTGACTTCCGAGGAATGGGCATGTTGGGCCTAACCAACCTTGT GTTCTTTAGTGAGAACTACACTGAAGAGGCTCGGCAAGTGCTGTCCCACGCAAACCATCCCAAACTGGG GTACTCCTATGCCATAGTGGGTATCAACCTGACTGAGATGGTGTACAGTTTACTGAAGAGTGGTGCTCTCAAACCCCACTTCTACAACACGGTGTCTGGGAGACCCCAACTGCAGCACCTCCATCAGCTGTTCT GCTACCTGGTGTACAAGTTTGATAAGTTCTGGGTGGAGGAGGAGCCCGAGAGCATCATGGAGTTCAACCACTACAGGGAAAAGTTCCACGACAATATCAAGATTCAACTACTGGACCCCGCCGTCGCCCTCACCATGACGGATAGTCCAAGAAGTAACTGA
- the LOC124001374 gene encoding mitochondrial uncoupling protein 2-like codes for MVGMKPSDTPPTLGVKLLSAGSAACIADLVTFPLDTAKVRLQIQGEKVASEATKGIRYRGVFGTISTMIRTEGPRSLYNGLVAGLQRQMCFASIRIGFYDNVKNFYAGGADTANIGIRILAGCTTGAMAVSFAQPTDVVKVRFQAQVNLIGVARRYTGTMQAYKHIFNHEGIRGLWKGCLPNITRNALVNCTELVTYDLIKEAILRHNLLSDNLPCHFASAFGAGFVTTCIASPVDVVKTRYMNSPPGQYKSAINCAWTMATKEGPTAFYKGFVPSFLRLGSWNVVMFVSFEQLKRIMMVGKQKMEDKS; via the exons ATGGTGGGAATGAAGCCCTCCGATACACCCCCTACCCTGGGGGTGAAGCTGCTGAGTGCTGGCTCAGCCGCCTGCATCGCTGACCTGGTCACCTTTCCCCTGGATACAGCCAAAGTCAGACTCCAG ATTCAGGGAGAGAAGGTGGCGTCGGAAGCTACCAAGGGCATCCGCTACAGGGGGGTGTTTGGGACAATCAGTACCATGATCCGGACGGAGGGGCCCAGGTCGCTGTATAACGGTCTGGTGGCGGGCTTACAGAGACAGATGTGCTTTGCCTCCATCAGGATCGGCTTCTATGACAACGTCAAAAACTTCTACGCTGGCGGAGCAGACA CTGCAAATATTGGTATCCGTATCTTGGCCGGCTGCACCACAGGGGCCATGGCTGTGTCTTTCGCCCAGCCCACTGACGTGGTGAAGGTCCGCTTCCAGGCCCAGGTCAACCTGATCGGGGTGGCTCGTCGCTACACGGGCACCATGCAGGCCTACAAACACATTTTCAACCACGAGGGCATCCGGGGGCTCTGGAAAG GCTGTCTACCCAACATCACTAGGAACGCTCTGGTCAACTGCACAGAGCTTGTGACCTATGACCTCATCAAGGAGGCCATTCTTAGGCACAACCTGTTGTCAG ATAACCTCCCGTGCCATTTTGCTTCTGCGTTCGGCGCCGGCTTCGTTACCACCTGCATTGCCTCTCCGGTGGACGTGGTGAAGACACGATACATGAACTCTCCGCCGGGCCAGTATAAGAGTGCCATCAACTGTGCCTGGACCATGGCCACCAAAGAGGGACCCACGGCCTTCTACAAAGG ATTTGTGCCCTCATTTCTAAGGCTGGGCTCATGGAACGTTGTGATGTTTGTGTCGTTTGAGCAGCTCAAGAGAATCATGATGGTAGGAAAGCAGAAGATGGAGGACAAAAGTTAA